Proteins from a genomic interval of Oncorhynchus clarkii lewisi isolate Uvic-CL-2024 chromosome 13, UVic_Ocla_1.0, whole genome shotgun sequence:
- the LOC139364988 gene encoding excitatory amino acid transporter 2-like, which produces MTQGLGFCLFFLSLYRSILSSLHCVSPDALLWLDGRRHTADRMTNQQPVHQSNKAHYDEALPPIVGAGVLDLLEPKLPNSFLGTYCGFLIRNSLLVLTILGVIAGSLFGMLLRYVSITDPNTLMLVSFPGDILMRMLKMLILPLIISSLITGLAGLDARSSGRMGSRAMVYYMSTTVIAAILGVILVLGIHPGNPKLRSSQEQDTAPKNQEVSSLDAFLDLIRNLFPENLVQACFQQVQTVAKKVSVMPPNQTEPVIVSKKKLEFKWGMNVLGLIGFFITFGMCMGKMGEKGKLMSEFFNILNEIIMKMVGMIMWYSPVGIASLISGKIAAIGDLEVVARQLGMYMVTVIVGLMIHGGIILPLIFFSITRKSPFTFYSGIFQAWITALGTASSAGTLPVTFRCLEENLKIDKRVTRFVLPIGATINMDGTALYEAVAAIFIAQMNDINLDAGQIVTVSMTATLASVGAASIPSAGLVTMLLILTAVGLPTQDISLLIAVDWLLDRLRTSINVVGDSFGAGIVDHLSRAELAEIDAELLSPEDEEFIPPPPVLTEIDLVDPKRPPELPPRSPRPPKLNHHGHSNLSQIYSITNSPRSVRSPSPHSVRSPSPRSNCSHSHSPRPSAFRTHSPRILRRTEPGYCALPSHDNQIPTLPRSHRERDRGDRDRRERDRERDRERDRERDRERDRERDRERDRGRERERLRGRDSDRYQSETEEEEERDRVLDEGSEGEESDDTAYDRRNTILPCDLP; this is translated from the exons ACAGGATGACGAATCAGCAGCCAGTCCACCAGTCTAACAAGGCCCATTATGATGAGGCACTGCCACCCATTGTTGGAGCTGGAGTGTTGGACTTGTTGGAACCCAAACTTCCCAATAGTTTCTTGGGAACCTACTGTGGCTTCCTCATCCGAAACTCACTGCTCGTCCTTACTATACTGG GTGTCATAGCGGGGTCGCTGTTTGGGATGCTGCTGCGGTATGTTTCCATTACAGACCCCAACACCCTGATGCTGGTGTCCTTTCCTGGAGACATCCTCATGAGGATGCTGAAGATGCTCATCTTGCCCCTCATCATCTCCAGCCTCATCACAG gtcTGGCTGGTCTGGATGCTCGTTCCAGTGGGAGGATGGGCTCCAGGGCCATGGTCTACTACATGTCCACTACGGTCATAGCTGCCATCCTGGGGgtcatcctggtcctggggatccACCCGGGAAACCCCAAACTCAGGAGCAGTCAGGAGCAGGACACGGCCCCCAAGAACCAGGAGGTCAGCAGTCTGGACGCCTTCCTGGACCTCATCAGGAACCTGTTCCCTGAAAACCTGGTGCAGGCCTGCTTCCAACAG gttCAAACAGTAGCAAAGAAAGTGTCAGTGATGCCCCCGAACCAGACAGAACCTGTCATAGTCAGCAAGAAGAAACTGGAGTTCAAATGGGGCATGAATGTTCTGG GTTTAATTGGGTTCTTCATCACATTTGGAATGTgcatggggaagatgggtgagaAGGGGAAGCTCATGTCAGAGTTCTTCAACATCCTCAATGAGATCATCATGAAGATGGTGGGCATGATCATGTG GTACTCTCCAGTTGGTATCGCCTCTCTGATCTCAGGGAAGATAGCAGCCATCGGGGACCTGGAGGTGGTGGCTAGACAGCTGGGCATGTACATGGTGACTGTCATAGTGGGCCTAATGATCCACGGGGGCATTATCCTGCCACTCATCTTTTTCTCCATCACAAGGAAGAGCCCCTTCACCTTCTACTCCGGGATCTTCCAGGCCTGGATCACTGCCCTGGGCACCGCCAGCAG tgcGGGAACGTTACCTGTCACATTTCGCTGTCTGGAGGAGAATCTGAAGATCGATAAGCGCGTGACGCGTTTCGTACTGCCCATCGGAGCCACCATCAACATGGACGGTACAGCCCTGTACGAGGCGGTGGCAGCCATCTTCATCGCTCAGATGAATGACATCAACCTGGACGCAGGACAGATCGTTACCGTCAG tatgACAGCCACCCTGGCCAGTGTGGGAGCGGCCAGTATTCCCAGCGCAGGCCTGGTCACCATGCTGTTGATCCTTACAGCTGTGGGCCTGCCCACCCAGGACATCAGCCTGCTCATCGCTGTCGACTGGCTGCT TGACAGACTGCGTACCTCAATCAACGTGGTGGGCGACTCGTTTGGTGCTGGGATTGTGGACCACCTGTCCAGGGCAGAGCTAGCTGAGATTGACGCCGAGCTCCTCTCCCCTGAGGATGAGGAGTTCATCCCCCCGCCCCCTGTCCTCACCGAGATAGACCTGGTGGACCCCAAGAGACCCCCCGAGTTACCCCCACGCTCCCCCCGCCCGCCCAAACTCAACCACCACGGCCACTCCAACCTGTCACAGATCTACTCCATCACCAACTCTCCCCGCTCCGTCCGCTCTCCGTCCCCCCATTCTGTCCGCTCTCCCTCCCCGCGCTCCAACTgttcccactcccactccccacgGCCCTCTGCCTTCCGTACCCATTCCCCACGCATCCTCCGCAGAACAGAGCCTGGCTACTGCGCCCTGCCAAGCCACGACAATCAG ATCCCCACACTCCCTCgctcccacagagagagagacagaggggatagagacagaagggaaagagacagggaaagagacagggaaagagacagggagagagacagagagagagacagagagagagacagagagagagatagaggaagagagagagagagactgcgggGGCGAGACAGCGACCGATatcagagcgagacagaggaagaggaggagagggatagggTGCTGGATGAAGGGAGTGAAGGAGAAGAGAGTGACGACACTGCTTACGACCGCAGGAACACCATCCTGCCCTGCGACCTGCCCTGA